The genomic DNA CTCCTGGCCGCCGCGATGACGGTCGCCGCAGTCTTTCCGGTCCTGCGCGGCCTGCTCGCATTCATGCTTCACGGGCAGGTGATCATCGGCCTCTGCGACGGCGTCGATGAACGGCGCACCGGTACCGCGGTCCTCCGCCTCCATGTTGTCGTGCTTGCCATGCTGTTCGCCGGGGATCGGGGGAGTGGCTTGGCGCAGCGGATCGCGCGATGTATCTCGGTTCATGGCTGCTCTCCTGATGGAGGGGCTACTACAGCGCTATGCAGGTAAAGCTACCGCGAACCTTGGCTGCCGGTTCCTCTACATGCCTCTCACAGGTGGGTAACGGCGACGCCGTTACATCTGGCCGCCCGACTGCACCGCAGGAGCCGCGCCATGCACCGCCTGGAACGTCCCGCACCCTCCGTGTTCAATGCCCGCCGCGATCCGCTTGGCGGCAGCCCGACCCAGCGCCGTGCGCGGCGGCAGCAGCGCGAAGACCCGCAGGCGGTAGCGCAGGATTACCTGCAGTACATGCTCAACGACTACGATGTGCGTCGCCGTCAGGCGCACCGCAGCTGGCGCGATCTGTGCCCCGCCTACGCGTTTGCATTGACGACCCACGCCGCCAACTGGCCGCGTGGCAGTGATGAACAGACCGAAGACGCGCTGGAAGCGCATTGGGAGCAGATGCGTGGCGAATCGCGCCTGCGCTGGCCAAAGGCCCGGGAGGTGGTGGAGGATGCTTGGCTGGCGCTGGACCACATGCCCGCCTCTGCCGTCCGCCCGTTGCTGCAGTAACCGGTACAGATTCCGCCGAGCGTGGCTCGGCGCTACACCGTCCGGCACAGATTCCGCCGAGCATGGCTCGGCGCTACAACGCCGGGGCCCGCGGGCGATCCTCCGGTAGCGCCGAGCCACGCTCGGCGAGCGCAGCGGCAATGGCCCGCCAGAGGAACAGCCTGATGGCCAGCGGCCATCACCACCTGCGCGGTCGCAGCGGATTCCTCTCCGTGGTGGACACAGCCGTTTCACGCGCGCACGCCGAAGCTGGCTTCCCCTGTCACCCTGGTGCGTCCCATGGCCCGCCCGATCTGGACCGGTACCCTCTCTTTCGGCCTGCTCAACGTGCCGGTGTCCCTGATGTCGGGCGAGCGCAAGATCGACCTGCACTTCCGCATGCTGGATTCGCGCGACAAGAAGCCGATCCGCTTCGAGCGTGTCAACGCAGATACCGGCGAAGAAGTGCCGTGGAAAGATATCGTCAAGGCCTTCGAGTACGACAAGGGCAGCTACGTGGTGCTTGAGGACGGCGATATAAAATCCGCTGCGCCGGAGAGCCATGAAACCGTCGAAGTGGAAAGCTTCGTCGACGCAAGCCAGATCGACCCGCGCTACTTCGAAAAGCCGTACCTGCTGGTGCCCGGCAAGAAAGCCGAGAAGGGCTACGTGCTGCTGCGCGAGACCATGCGCAGCACCGGCAAGGTCGGCATCGCCAAGGTGGTGGTGCGCACCCGCGAATACCTGTGCGCGGTGATGCCCAACGACGACGCTCTGGTGTTGATGATCCTGCGTTATCCACAGGAGCTGGTGGATCCTGCTGATTTCAAGCTGCCCAGCGGCAAGCTGGCGGAATACCGGATCACCAGCAAGGAAACGGCGATGGCCGAGCAGTTGATTGAATCCATGGCCGGTGAGTGGGACCCCTCGCAGTACCACGATGAGTTCCGCGAGCGACTGCAGGGCGTGCTTACCCGGCGCATCAAAGAAGACGGCGGTACCACCACGGTGGAAGACGAGCCGGCCCCGCGCGAGGATGCCAGCACCAACGTGGTGGACTTCATGTCGCTGCTGCAGAAGAGCCTGGATGCGAACAAACGCACGCCGGCGAAGAAGGCCACGGACAAGGTAGTAAAGAAGGCGCCAGCGAAGAAAGCCACGAAGGCGGCGGCCAAGACGGCAACGAAAAAAAGTACGGCC from Stenotrophomonas sp. 169 includes the following:
- a CDS encoding Ku protein gives rise to the protein MARPIWTGTLSFGLLNVPVSLMSGERKIDLHFRMLDSRDKKPIRFERVNADTGEEVPWKDIVKAFEYDKGSYVVLEDGDIKSAAPESHETVEVESFVDASQIDPRYFEKPYLLVPGKKAEKGYVLLRETMRSTGKVGIAKVVVRTREYLCAVMPNDDALVLMILRYPQELVDPADFKLPSGKLAEYRITSKETAMAEQLIESMAGEWDPSQYHDEFRERLQGVLTRRIKEDGGTTTVEDEPAPREDASTNVVDFMSLLQKSLDANKRTPAKKATDKVVKKAPAKKATKAAAKTATKKSTAKPAKKAAKKSAKKAAPQRKAG